One genomic window of Clostridioides sp. ES-S-0054-01 includes the following:
- the rpsJ gene encoding 30S ribosomal protein S10, whose product MAKNEKIRIRLKSYDHKLLDFSAGKIVETAKKAGSQVSGPVPLPTEKQVVTILRAVHKYKDSREQFEIRTHKRLIDIANPTPKTVDSLMRLDLPAGVDIEIKL is encoded by the coding sequence ATGGCTAAGAATGAAAAAATAAGAATAAGATTAAAATCATATGATCACAAATTATTAGATTTTTCAGCAGGGAAAATAGTTGAAACTGCTAAAAAGGCTGGTTCACAAGTTTCAGGACCTGTGCCTCTACCAACAGAAAAACAAGTTGTAACTATATTAAGAGCTGTACATAAGTACAAAGACTCTAGAGAACAATTTGAAATAAGAACTCATAAAAGACTAATCGACATAGCTAATCCAACACCTAAGACAGTTGACTCATTAATGAGATTAGACTTACCAGCAGGTGTAGATATAGAAATAAAATTATAA
- the rplC gene encoding 50S ribosomal protein L3, which produces MKGILGKKVGMTQIFTDKGVVIPVTAVEAGPMVVTQIKTVDKDGYNAIQIGFEDAKEKALNKPKKGHLAAANVLKKHLKEFRVDSVEGYTVGQEIKADVFEAGAKIDVTGISKGKGFQGPIKRHGQSRGPETHGSRYHRRPGSMGACSYPGRVFKNKKLAGHMGSVKVTVQNLEVVKVDADKNLILVKGAIPGAKGSVVTIKEAIKVSK; this is translated from the coding sequence ATGAAAGGAATATTAGGCAAAAAAGTTGGTATGACTCAAATATTCACTGATAAAGGTGTAGTTATACCTGTAACAGCTGTTGAAGCAGGACCTATGGTCGTTACTCAAATAAAAACAGTTGATAAAGATGGATACAACGCTATACAAATAGGTTTTGAAGATGCTAAAGAAAAAGCTTTAAACAAACCTAAAAAAGGACATTTAGCTGCTGCTAATGTTTTAAAGAAACATTTAAAAGAATTTAGAGTAGATTCTGTAGAAGGATACACAGTAGGACAAGAAATAAAAGCTGATGTATTTGAAGCAGGTGCAAAAATAGATGTTACTGGAATAAGTAAAGGTAAGGGATTCCAAGGTCCAATAAAAAGACATGGACAAAGTAGAGGTCCTGAAACTCACGGTTCTAGATACCACAGAAGACCAGGTTCGATGGGAGCTTGTTCTTACCCTGGTAGAGTATTTAAAAACAAAAAATTAGCTGGACACATGGGAAGCGTAAAGGTAACAGTTCAAAACTTAGAGGTTGTTAAAGTAGATGCTGATAAGAACCTTATATTAGTTAAAGGAGCTATACCAGGAGCTAAAGGTTCAGTAGTAACTATAAAAGAAGCTATAAAGGTTTCTAAATAA
- the rplD gene encoding 50S ribosomal protein L4, with amino-acid sequence MPKLNVLNVSGQNVGEIELSDSIFGVEVNGHVLYEVVKNQLANKRQGTQSAKTRAEVRGGGRKPWKQKGTGRARQGSTRSVQWVGGGVAFAPKPRSYKYTLPKKVRRLAMKSALSSKVQNSEVIVLDALNMDAPKTKEFAQILNNINAAKKALVVIADKNDNVIKSARNIEGVQTALVNTMNVYDILKYDSFIITTDAVKKVEEVYA; translated from the coding sequence ATGCCAAAATTAAATGTACTAAATGTTAGTGGACAAAACGTTGGAGAAATAGAATTATCAGATTCTATATTTGGCGTAGAAGTTAATGGACATGTTTTATATGAAGTTGTAAAAAATCAATTAGCAAATAAGAGACAAGGAACTCAATCTGCTAAAACTAGAGCAGAAGTTAGAGGTGGCGGAAGAAAACCTTGGAAACAAAAAGGAACAGGTAGAGCAAGACAAGGTTCTACAAGATCTGTACAATGGGTAGGTGGAGGAGTTGCTTTTGCACCTAAACCAAGAAGCTACAAATATACATTACCTAAGAAGGTAAGAAGATTAGCTATGAAGAGTGCTTTATCTTCAAAAGTTCAAAATAGTGAAGTTATAGTATTAGATGCATTAAACATGGATGCTCCTAAAACTAAAGAATTCGCTCAAATATTAAACAATATAAATGCTGCTAAAAAAGCTTTAGTAGTTATAGCTGACAAAAACGATAACGTAATAAAATCAGCTAGAAATATAGAAGGTGTTCAAACTGCATTAGTTAATACTATGAATGTATATGACATATTAAAGTATGATTCATTTATAATAACTACAGATGCTGTTAAAAAAGTGGAGGAGGTGTACGCATAA
- the rplW gene encoding 50S ribosomal protein L23, with product MTNPHDVIIRPVVTEHSMAEMGEKKYTFVVAKDANKTEIKKAVEKVFGVSVDKVNTLNYDGKVKRMGRTQGRTASFKKAVVKLTADSKEIEFFQGM from the coding sequence ATGACTAATCCACATGATGTAATAATAAGACCAGTTGTAACTGAGCACAGTATGGCTGAAATGGGTGAAAAAAAATACACTTTTGTTGTGGCTAAAGATGCGAACAAAACTGAAATAAAAAAAGCAGTAGAAAAAGTATTTGGAGTTAGTGTTGATAAAGTAAATACTTTAAACTACGATGGAAAAGTTAAAAGAATGGGTAGAACTCAAGGAAGAACAGCAAGCTTTAAGAAAGCAGTAGTTAAATTAACTGCTGATAGTAAAGAAATAGAATTCTTCCAAGGAATGTAG